Genomic segment of Populus nigra chromosome 6, ddPopNigr1.1, whole genome shotgun sequence:
gaagaaagcaaacaaaaatgaGTTAAACGAGCCAGAGACTATAAGTAGTTTGTGCTGGGAGACAGACTTAAAAGTAGCAACACGCAGGATAACTCTACCAGCCCATTTCTGTTCCGCAAcccaaattttaagtttaagtcTATTACCAAGAATGTAGTGTCCAGATCaacattgttttataaaatggtATCTATAACATGCTTCATCATTGTCATTATGCTATAACAGCCTGAATTTCCAACATTCCTATCCTGTAGTAACATCTATCCCCAGACATCCTAATTGCTGCTAGCAGCTCAAAATAAGAAATGTGTCAGCACCAACATTTTCAGTTAAagatgagaaaaacaaaatgaaatgaaaaggctTGCGGAAACAACATTACTGGAGAAACGAATAGTCAGTAGAAATACATAAACTGCTGACCTGTTATCATCATTTGAAATACTGCGATTTGATTCCACAGAAACAGTATAACCATTGATTTCAAGCATCTTGACTAAATTGAAAGAGCTGTTATAATTTCCAACTACATATAGCACCTTTAAAGGCTGGGAGCAGAGTTGGCTGCCACAAGCATCATTCAAAACTTGTATACTCTGTTAAAAAAAGCCATGAGTATCAAGGAAACTGACAGCAAAACCCATCAAGCGGGAGAATACATAGTTAAATGAACCAAAACACATTATAATACCATATTAATTCACTACATCTTATACAGTACAGACTATAGCACACTGTACTGGTGTTGGAGTAGTGACAACTAGAAATCTTGGAAATGCTACAACTCATGGTAATGATTTTTGAAGCATATTAAGTGAGAATCTGGTTGCAGGTGTGATAATTTGCGTTTCAAAATTTTACAAGTAGAAAGCAGTTATCTAGATATTGAGATGTGCATACCTTTAGAAGTCTTTCTTCCTCGGAGGTGCACAGATTTATTGTCTGAACAATGCATGCACTTTGAATGGGGATAGATTGATCGATCGATAATCTACAAATTGATCCCAGGAGAAGATTCTGTAGAACCGGAACACAAGCACCACTAAGGAAATTGTTGAAAACCACAGTACGAAGACTTCCAGAAATAGATTGCCTAATGGATTTAAGGGCGTTAAGGCAACCACCATTATAAAGAGATTCCACTCCATCAACAACCTATccaattacaaaagaaaaaaatcaggaaTAAAGGATAGATctcaaaacatctttttttgagAGATTTACTAGAGCATAGAAGATAGAAAAAAGCATCATATTCTGAAGAGCTAATCataataacagttcaaaaagcaGAACATGCTTCACAAAGCATCCACCCAACACACTAGATATGCATAGGGCCACCATATTCCATAGTCCATACAAGACTGCTATGCTATTGTATTTTGTGAATCCTGATATTTTGTGGATCCTGACTATCCAGGTTCAAAGTTGATGAAAATAAGGTGACACAAGAAAATGCCTCGCAACTACTTATATAGATGACCACCAGCAAACAACTTCTCAGACACCTCAagtcaatcaaataaaatagtatATCAATACAATGCAGCACAGGCTTTCAAGAGGGCATTGAAAGGCaccactgaaaaaaaaatgaaaattgatattataatgTGTGTAAAAAATGAGATGTTTTAATCTGTAATTCTTTTGCAGAATACCTAAAACAATAATAGCTAGAGATGGGAAAGTGTGAGGATAATCTGGGAACACCAGATCCGATTACATGAAAGGTTAAAACATTACCAAAAAGGAGACCCCTGATATATCAATAGCCTTCAGGGAAACAAGCTCCAAAAGTCTATCAGGTGTGGACACAAGAAATTCAGGTTCACAACTCGCCAAACTATACAAGAGGCAAAAACTTTTAGTGAGAAGAGAAAAGcagtgattttaaattttacatttaCAAGAGCTTTCATGAACAcgcatgagagagagagagtttttcTTTACCCATGTATCTGGTGATCTATGGAGGAACCAGGATGGACGCTCACTGTATGTATGCCAAGAGCTTTCAGAGGTTTGCACACCATACGTACCTAGTATAATTTTAAGAGGGAAAAACCAGGCACCAAATTAATGATTTGATGAAACCCTGTGCATCCATAGACATCTGAAATGATATTTCTTTTCGTTTCTGAACAGTAAACCAGAACTCCTAAACAATTGACTACTGATTCACATTTCAAAACACGagaatttttttgagttttcttgcCAAATAACAGTACAAACAATGCAAAACTCAATTTGAACAATGTGATAAGAAGAGATAACAAACCTTGACAGCTTCTTCTTGGGATGGTACAAGAAATAGAAAAGATGGACTAGGTACTGATAAatcttcttcctcctttcttACAATAATATCGGCAGCCATGGAAACTACCCATGCAATTTGCTCAGTAGTGCATGAAGATCCACTTGTCTCCAATATATCTTTTCCAGTCGAATAACATTTCAAAAACTCAACTCCCCAAGGGCTAACAAACAATGACTCGTCCTCATCATCATTATAGGTTCCGTCATGTCGCAAGGCTTTCTCTATTTCATTCAAGCTATACATAAGAAATTTTGATGGGCAATCCATGTTCTCCCGGGCCTGTCTTTGACGTCCACGTCCGACTTTTCCATTCATCTGCACTTTTGCTTTTTCCTGGTCGATCCCTAAATTGTTATTAGAAATAAGTGACTTTCTAATCTCTGAGCCCATACTCATGGCCTTATCATTTTCTATACCCTTCATCTTTCCCTTGACAAATGCCTTCTCATTCTTTCGGGCCGAAGGCTTCTTTTTCGTTTCCTTTTTTTGGAACTCCAGTTTACCATTCCTGTCATTGAATGGATCATCTAGTGTAGGAAGGCTAAAACACATTCCCTGTCCATCATTGGAACACATGATCAGTTACACACACgctaatcaatataatattataacccataattttatttccaaaaaaacccaacaagcTTAGATTTTGCTCGAAAACAAGTCTAAGTTTTCATAAGCACAACATTTGATATctcaatcaaacaacaatagtAACTGCATGTGCTTGTCAATGCTACATAACGCAcatatcaatcaatcaaaaaaacaaaaaaataactcctAACAATTCCTGATTCTGGGTCTAATTCATATATCTCCGAGAGAaaccaaaaccaacaaaaacaagCAGAACCCACTTCACAATTTCTCATCTTTCTCATTCTGAAccattcaaaacattaaaaaaaaaatactcaactTTAGTTCCGAAAACTAATCACCAATAACCAactatccttaaaaaaaaatgaacaagttCTCTTCTTTAACTTACCTGGCAC
This window contains:
- the LOC133697198 gene encoding pre-mRNA-processing ATP-dependent RNA helicase PRP5, translated to MAKGDDAVAKKKNKERRKKMQKEGSSVTARVASIIAAKKRRLSGKRRMCQGMCFSLPTLDDPFNDRNGKLEFQKKETKKKPSARKNEKAFVKGKMKGIENDKAMSMGSEIRKSLISNNNLGIDQEKAKVQMNGKVGRGRQRQARENMDCPSKFLMYSLNEIEKALRHDGTYNDDEDESLFVSPWGVEFLKCYSTGKDILETSGSSCTTEQIAWVVSMAADIIVRKEEEDLSVPSPSFLFLVPSQEEAVKVRMVCKPLKALGIHTVSVHPGSSIDHQIHGLASCEPEFLVSTPDRLLELVSLKAIDISGVSFLVVDGVESLYNGGCLNALKSIRQSISGSLRTVVFNNFLSGACVPVLQNLLLGSICRLSIDQSIPIQSACIVQTINLCTSEEERLLKSIQVLNDACGSQLCSQPLKVLYVVGNYNSSFNLVKMLEINGYTVSVESNRSISNDDNSLDTNIRMKPVVSVINVEDISTTTLAFYETVILPNFVPSIDNYVQILTRMARHSINGSFHSFLTKEDALVARPLMGILEQCGQAVPEALRNLHPTSYVPES